The following are encoded together in the Poseidonibacter lekithochrous genome:
- a CDS encoding helix-turn-helix transcriptional regulator has translation MSPWVKEDKFPKPIKLSPRITVYEEEKIDYWMNDFMKR, from the coding sequence ATTTCGCCATGGGTAAAGGAAGATAAATTTCCTAAGCCTATAAAACTAAGTCCTAGGATTACTGTTTATGAAGAAGAAAAGATTGATTATTGGATGAATGACTTTATGAAAAGATAA
- the nspC gene encoding carboxynorspermidine decarboxylase — MKKIDIIEKFEDLPSPSYVCEENLLENNLKLLKKVQDEADVNILLALKGFALHSTFDLCKKYLKGCCASGLHEAILAKEEFGGEVHTYSPAFKEEEFDEIVSLSNHVVFNSFNQLNLLKHKAIGKTSIGLRVNPEYSSVEVDLYNPCGDFSRLGITKANFDETQLENIDGLHFHALCEQNVDALQGALKNFEENFGEYLAQMKWVNFGGGHHITRDDYDVEGLITTLKEFKNRYPHLEVYLEPGEAVGWQTGYLMATVLDIVNNGMNIAILDTSAEAHMPDTLAMPYKADIRGALNANEKEFTYRLGGNTCLAGDIIGDYSFDKPLEVGDKIILEDMIHYTMVKTTTFNGIKLPSIVIKKNDNCYQIVNNFGYNNYKVRLS, encoded by the coding sequence TTGAAGAAGATTGATATTATAGAAAAATTTGAGGACTTACCAAGTCCTAGTTATGTATGTGAAGAGAATTTATTAGAAAATAATCTAAAACTATTAAAAAAAGTACAAGATGAAGCAGATGTAAATATCCTTTTAGCTCTAAAAGGTTTTGCATTACACTCAACTTTTGATTTATGTAAAAAATACTTAAAAGGTTGTTGTGCATCAGGTCTTCATGAAGCAATACTAGCAAAAGAAGAGTTTGGGGGAGAAGTACATACGTATTCTCCTGCTTTTAAAGAAGAAGAGTTTGATGAAATTGTATCTTTATCAAATCATGTAGTATTTAACTCATTTAATCAACTAAATTTATTAAAACACAAAGCCATAGGAAAAACGTCAATAGGTCTTAGAGTAAATCCTGAGTATTCATCTGTTGAGGTGGATTTATACAATCCTTGTGGAGACTTTTCACGACTTGGAATTACAAAAGCTAATTTTGATGAAACACAATTAGAAAATATTGATGGATTACATTTTCATGCTTTATGTGAACAAAATGTAGATGCTCTTCAAGGAGCACTTAAAAACTTCGAAGAAAACTTTGGTGAATATTTAGCTCAAATGAAATGGGTTAATTTTGGTGGTGGACATCATATAACAAGAGATGATTATGATGTTGAAGGTTTAATAACTACATTAAAAGAGTTTAAAAACAGATATCCACATTTAGAAGTTTATTTAGAACCAGGAGAAGCAGTAGGGTGGCAAACAGGGTACCTTATGGCTACTGTTTTAGATATTGTAAATAATGGAATGAATATTGCCATTTTAGATACCTCTGCTGAAGCACATATGCCTGATACTTTAGCAATGCCATATAAAGCTGATATTAGAGGTGCTTTAAATGCTAATGAAAAAGAGTTTACATATAGACTTGGGGGAAATACTTGTCTTGCTGGGGATATTATTGGTGATTACTCTTTTGATAAGCCATTAGAAGTAGGTGATAAAATCATTTTAGAAGATATGATTCACTATACAATGGTAAAAACAACTACATTTAATGGTATAAAGTTACCATCTATTGTGATAAAAAAGAACGATAATTGTTACCAAATTGTAAACAATTTTGGCTATAATAATTATAAAGTGAGACTTTCATAA
- a CDS encoding saccharopine dehydrogenase family protein produces the protein MSDTKKGILIIGAGGVSRVATVKCAMNIDTFEKITLASRTLSKCETIAKEIKENQNVQIDVAKVDADNVPQLVELIKKVNPKVVLNVALPYQDLTIMDACTSTGVDYVDTANYEHPDEAKFEYKEQWAKQEQFEKAGVKALLGSGFDPGVTGVFCAYAQQNLFDEINYIDIMDCNAGDHGYPFATNFNPEINLREVSANGRYWEEGKWIETKPLEIRVDHDYPEVGVKPSYLLYHEELESLCKNIKGLKRIRFFMTFGDSYIQHMNCLQNVGMLGIEEVEHKGQKIIPIEFLATLLPDPASLGPRTVGKTNIGCIIEGYKDGKKKKVYIYNTCDHQECYKETGAQAVSYTTGVPAMIGTKMLYKGIWDGKGVFNIEEFDAKPFMDELMTQGLPWKILELDV, from the coding sequence ATGTCTGATACAAAAAAAGGTATTTTAATTATTGGTGCAGGTGGTGTTAGTCGTGTTGCTACTGTGAAATGTGCTATGAATATTGATACATTTGAAAAAATTACTTTAGCTTCTAGAACATTATCAAAATGTGAAACTATCGCAAAAGAGATCAAAGAGAATCAAAATGTTCAAATAGATGTTGCAAAAGTAGATGCGGATAATGTACCCCAACTAGTAGAACTAATTAAAAAAGTTAATCCAAAAGTTGTTTTAAATGTTGCATTACCATACCAAGATTTAACAATCATGGATGCTTGTACGTCAACAGGAGTAGATTATGTAGATACTGCAAACTACGAACACCCAGATGAAGCAAAATTTGAATACAAAGAACAATGGGCAAAACAAGAGCAGTTTGAAAAAGCAGGTGTAAAAGCTCTTTTAGGTTCAGGTTTTGATCCTGGTGTTACTGGTGTATTTTGCGCGTATGCTCAACAAAACTTATTTGATGAGATTAACTACATTGATATTATGGATTGTAATGCAGGGGATCATGGTTATCCATTTGCTACAAACTTTAATCCAGAGATTAACCTTAGAGAAGTATCTGCAAATGGTAGATATTGGGAAGAGGGTAAATGGATTGAAACAAAACCATTAGAGATTAGGGTTGACCATGATTATCCAGAAGTAGGAGTTAAGCCTTCTTATTTACTATATCATGAAGAATTAGAGTCTTTATGTAAAAATATCAAAGGTCTTAAAAGAATTAGATTCTTTATGACATTTGGTGATTCTTATATCCAACATATGAATTGCTTACAAAACGTAGGAATGTTAGGTATTGAAGAAGTAGAGCATAAGGGACAAAAGATTATTCCTATTGAGTTCTTAGCTACTTTACTTCCTGATCCAGCATCACTTGGACCAAGAACTGTAGGTAAGACAAACATTGGTTGTATTATCGAAGGTTACAAAGATGGGAAAAAGAAAAAAGTATATATCTATAATACTTGTGACCATCAAGAATGTTACAAAGAAACAGGAGCACAAGCTGTTTCATATACGACAGGAGTTCCAGCTATGATTGGTACTAAAATGCTTTACAAAGGTATTTGGGATGGTAAAGGTGTATTTAATATAGAAGAGTTTGATGCTAAGCCATTTATGGATGAGTTAATGACTCAAGGTTTACCTTGGAAAATCTTAGAATTAGACGTTTAG
- the rd gene encoding rubredoxin, whose translation MQKYVCTACDYIYDPALGDPDSGIKPGTAFEDIPDDWECPDCGVNKEDFEPFEED comes from the coding sequence ATGCAAAAGTATGTTTGTACAGCATGTGATTATATATATGATCCAGCCTTAGGTGATCCAGATAGTGGAATCAAACCAGGAACTGCATTTGAAGATATCCCAGATGATTGGGAATGTCCTGACTGTGGTGTAAATAAAGAGGATTTTGAACCCTTTGAAGAAGATTGA
- the dndC gene encoding DNA phosphorothioation system sulfurtransferase DndC has product MKIAEITIEKLKEQYFADNRPWVVTYSGGKDSTTVLHLVITMLLQLNKEGKDHKHVYVVSSDTTVEMPVIENYTNTRLNQITKYANESDLKISCHKLEPKVEESFWTLMLGKGYPAPTSSFRWCTERMKIDPATEFLKGLVTKHQSILMLLGVRSDESQARANSIESRVLNHRGLSVHDSIPNAYVLSPIKYWTNAEVWTYLGKNPFPWGDHTYMMSLYDKGSGEGDCNIALNPESPSCGKTRFGCWVCTVVETDRSMEGMLRNGEEWMTPLWEYREKIYAYRNDHEKRDTRRRNGQKGAGPFLMDTRKELVKLLLETEKKVNENYHTMKKGAPDYNPHEKVGLIKDEELELIQENWSKDGDISNTAYRIAQEYNRLVNKTVETELRSELEEMDEENFNIDLFERIYEIQSYRKNISNRYGILNDIEKRVVDFYKGEFRETN; this is encoded by the coding sequence ATGAAAATAGCTGAAATAACTATAGAAAAATTAAAAGAACAATATTTTGCAGACAATCGTCCTTGGGTAGTTACATACTCTGGAGGGAAAGACTCTACAACTGTTTTACATTTGGTAATAACAATGTTATTACAACTTAATAAAGAAGGTAAAGATCATAAACATGTTTATGTAGTTTCATCTGATACAACAGTTGAAATGCCAGTAATCGAAAACTATACAAATACAAGACTTAATCAAATTACTAAATATGCGAATGAATCGGACTTAAAAATATCATGTCATAAATTGGAACCAAAAGTTGAAGAATCATTTTGGACTCTAATGTTAGGAAAAGGTTATCCTGCTCCTACTAGCTCATTTAGATGGTGTACAGAAAGAATGAAAATTGATCCAGCTACAGAGTTCTTAAAAGGACTTGTAACTAAACATCAATCAATTTTAATGCTTCTAGGTGTTAGAAGTGATGAATCACAAGCAAGAGCTAATTCTATTGAATCAAGAGTATTGAATCATAGAGGACTATCTGTACATGACAGTATTCCAAATGCTTATGTTTTATCTCCAATTAAATACTGGACAAATGCAGAAGTATGGACATATCTAGGAAAGAATCCATTCCCTTGGGGTGATCATACTTATATGATGAGTTTATATGATAAAGGTTCAGGTGAGGGTGATTGTAATATTGCTCTTAATCCTGAATCTCCATCATGTGGTAAGACTAGATTTGGATGTTGGGTTTGTACTGTTGTTGAAACAGATAGATCAATGGAAGGTATGCTTAGAAATGGCGAAGAATGGATGACACCTCTGTGGGAATATAGAGAAAAAATATATGCTTATAGAAATGATCATGAAAAAAGAGATACAAGAAGAAGAAATGGTCAAAAAGGTGCAGGGCCATTTTTAATGGATACTAGAAAAGAATTAGTAAAATTACTTCTTGAAACAGAAAAGAAAGTGAATGAAAACTACCATACTATGAAAAAAGGTGCTCCTGATTATAACCCACATGAAAAAGTAGGGCTAATTAAAGATGAAGAGCTTGAGCTAATCCAAGAAAATTGGAGTAAAGATGGTGATATCTCAAATACTGCCTATAGAATTGCTCAAGAGTATAATAGATTAGTTAATAAAACAGTAGAAACTGAACTTAGATCAGAACTAGAAGAAATGGATGAAGAAAACTTTAATATTGATCTATTTGAAAGAATATATGAAATTCAATCATATAGAAAAAATATCTCAAATAGATATGGAATATTAAATGATATTGAAAAAAGAGTAGTAGATTTCTATAAAGGAGAGTTTCGTGAAACTAACTAG
- a CDS encoding HepT-like ribonuclease domain-containing protein — MKKGIRDILFHHYFDVDAETIFDISKNKMPKLSKVVNQIRLDLSDIN; from the coding sequence ATGAAAAAAGGAATAAGAGATATATTATTTCATCACTATTTTGATGTGGATGCAGAAACAATTTTTGATATATCTAAAAACAAAATGCCTAAATTAAGTAAGGTAGTTAATCAAATTAGATTAGATTTAAGTGATATAAATTAA
- a CDS encoding DUF262 domain-containing protein codes for MINEANKRKVKSIFSSDQSTIWRIPPYQREYSWEKNKECEELFNDIVEIAEEENDYHFIGSMITYSPEGEDEKQIVDGQQRTVTLSFFYLSLFKYLNELKEIYSTDKYDDEINRIENKFIDTSSEDNKAKFILSSQKRNNLDFKFILDENQLIHLTTNEKKSNQRVRMRKFYQSFTYISTFIRTYIQNEILKEEKKYFDELKETLIEVKETLVKNQEFDKLKQVLTFLSLFDKSYDKENKFYLEYKYNLSDIYNEYRKKKEEKTYPKLDSDDSFFSKLKELNKELDENTLPLTDRYLNLMRMVDKNIIVNEDFKSFFADIEYKVIKKLIQTIDETLIVLIDVKSLRSANNIFETINNRGRALLPMDLLKNKILAYIDDMKDSYLGKRNRIDDQYKIFMDNLDKNVSDHIVMQGTVGTWSAMIEPLSENDQISFLRRYYIAFNDKYEIDYKKPTKNNILEIFERIITKENAINILKDLYEKSLVYRELISNNSKYSNLSYLSVTPAYSLLLYLEVNKNEIEDFTQLQNKVIYTIEKFFVRRHLTNYPTINKLDDLFKRTIDEIKLIDKENFTSINIYQIIVKNITSPEYWATDEMVKELLEGDIYLRHSELTKYLLVHLDKELSTSNDKETNTNYWEKIKKQPLFSVEHILPQQTTGMLDKEWINSILKKDTEYEAIEEEIDFAMSQKDSNCHKLGNLTLTGYNSSLSDKPFKQKRDKQDEKKKYIGFKNGLALNKDIESNENWEVTDIEDRTSKLVSILQNTLFQSSFEIK; via the coding sequence GTGATAAATGAAGCTAATAAACGAAAAGTTAAATCTATATTTTCATCTGATCAATCTACCATATGGAGAATTCCTCCTTATCAAAGAGAATATTCATGGGAAAAAAATAAAGAATGTGAAGAGTTATTTAACGATATAGTTGAAATTGCCGAGGAAGAAAATGATTATCATTTTATTGGATCAATGATCACTTATTCTCCAGAAGGAGAAGATGAAAAACAAATAGTTGATGGGCAACAAAGAACTGTAACTCTGTCTTTTTTCTATCTGTCTTTATTTAAATATTTAAATGAATTAAAAGAAATATACTCTACAGATAAATATGATGATGAAATTAATAGAATTGAAAATAAATTTATTGATACAAGCTCTGAAGATAATAAAGCAAAATTTATTTTATCTAGCCAAAAAAGAAATAATTTAGATTTTAAATTTATACTAGATGAAAATCAACTTATTCATTTAACAACTAATGAAAAGAAAAGTAATCAACGTGTTAGAATGAGAAAATTCTATCAATCATTTACTTATATTTCTACTTTTATCAGAACATATATTCAAAATGAGATATTGAAAGAAGAAAAAAAATATTTTGATGAATTAAAAGAAACATTGATAGAGGTAAAAGAAACATTAGTAAAGAATCAAGAATTTGATAAATTGAAACAGGTATTAACTTTCTTGTCTTTATTTGATAAGAGTTATGATAAAGAAAATAAATTTTATTTAGAGTATAAATATAACTTATCTGATATATACAATGAATATAGAAAGAAAAAAGAAGAAAAAACTTATCCAAAGCTTGATAGCGATGATAGTTTCTTTTCAAAATTAAAAGAGTTAAATAAAGAACTTGATGAAAATACACTTCCTTTAACAGATAGATATTTAAACTTAATGAGAATGGTTGACAAAAATATAATTGTAAATGAGGATTTCAAAAGCTTCTTTGCTGATATTGAATATAAAGTTATAAAAAAACTTATACAAACAATTGATGAGACACTTATTGTTCTTATTGATGTAAAAAGTTTAAGAAGTGCAAATAATATTTTTGAAACTATAAATAATAGAGGTAGAGCATTACTTCCTATGGATTTACTAAAAAATAAAATTCTTGCTTATATTGATGATATGAAAGACTCATATTTAGGGAAAAGAAATCGTATAGATGATCAATATAAAATATTTATGGATAACTTAGATAAGAATGTAAGTGATCATATTGTAATGCAAGGAACAGTAGGGACATGGTCTGCAATGATTGAGCCATTATCTGAAAATGATCAAATAAGTTTTTTAAGAAGATACTATATTGCATTTAATGATAAATATGAAATTGATTATAAGAAGCCTACAAAAAATAATATATTAGAAATATTTGAAAGAATTATTACAAAAGAGAATGCAATAAATATTTTAAAAGATTTATATGAAAAGTCGTTAGTATATAGAGAACTTATTAGTAATAATTCAAAATATTCTAACTTGTCTTATTTAAGTGTAACTCCTGCCTATTCATTACTTTTATATCTTGAGGTTAATAAAAATGAAATTGAAGACTTTACTCAATTACAAAATAAAGTAATATATACAATAGAAAAATTCTTTGTAAGAAGACACTTAACAAACTATCCAACAATAAATAAATTAGATGATTTATTTAAACGTACAATAGATGAAATCAAACTAATTGATAAGGAAAACTTTACATCTATAAACATATACCAAATAATAGTTAAAAATATCACTTCTCCTGAATACTGGGCTACAGATGAAATGGTTAAAGAATTATTAGAAGGTGATATATATTTAAGACATAGTGAATTAACTAAATATTTACTTGTTCATTTAGACAAAGAATTATCAACATCAAATGATAAAGAAACAAATACTAACTATTGGGAAAAAATCAAAAAACAACCATTATTTTCAGTAGAACATATTCTTCCTCAACAAACAACAGGAATGCTTGATAAAGAATGGATAAATTCTATTCTTAAAAAAGATACTGAATATGAAGCAATTGAAGAAGAAATAGATTTTGCAATGTCTCAAAAAGACAGTAATTGTCATAAGTTAGGGAATTTAACTTTAACAGGATATAACTCATCACTATCAGATAAACCATTTAAACAAAAAAGAGATAAACAAGATGAGAAGAAGAAATATATAGGTTTTAAAAATGGTCTTGCTTTAAATAAAGATATTGAAAGCAATGAAAACTGGGAAGTAACTGATATTGAAGATAGAACTTCAAAACTAGTTAGCATATTACAAAATACATTATTTCAAAGTAGTTTTGAAATAAAATAA
- a CDS encoding DndE family protein, producing MIKTTSDIENYITPLSKMLNIENPSKWVMLRFMINISLSLEEGFEDIEVEKYDGKDYRLEQITGEGKEDEDYTNLYRDMIEVFDDITISSNKKLEENLQRHIARGYIILKTSLKSDSNIFEFIGQDF from the coding sequence ATGATTAAAACTACAAGTGATATAGAAAACTATATAACTCCTTTATCTAAGATGTTAAATATAGAAAACCCTTCTAAATGGGTAATGCTTAGATTTATGATAAATATTTCACTTTCATTAGAAGAGGGTTTTGAAGATATCGAAGTTGAAAAATACGATGGTAAAGATTATAGACTAGAGCAAATAACTGGTGAAGGTAAAGAAGATGAAGATTATACAAATCTTTATAGGGATATGATCGAAGTATTTGATGATATAACTATCTCTTCAAATAAAAAATTAGAAGAAAACCTCCAGCGACATATCGCAAGAGGTTATATAATACTTAAAACATCACTTAAGAGTGATAGTAATATATTTGAGTTTATAGGGCAAGATTTTTAG
- a CDS encoding AAA family ATPase — translation MKLTSISINNMFSYNGVNSMLFDSISCVIGTNGFGKTSILNSIKLCLGQSNINVDSILNNNAQDKKCWVNLDFDEFNIKRTWDFTNDVEESISVVLKDGDKYDDDEAEHFIQNKIPDFLVDFLFYDGEVGNNLLLLSNAKLKSIFDYIFDLDLLVNTQKDAQSVAKRLLEKNSDDSTKELLALENQRLEILDLISNQKEQVIEDEKKLKVLKMDLQKSNTQIRNKSKKINKLHEELDAAKEELDKKTVKFKELILWQMPLLLNTNLLKGMQKRSSSALKIEDETLFTNKFSKFVQEISSPLDEKAILELFKSIMVKGSDKINLSLSRSEFMTLIEEMKDLKLEIHQIEVKIKEVHDSVMEQEMMRSLIESRDEQEDTLNKADIAFQELEESIITNTIKSKEINKTLTQAFKANQSKYAFLKGYEELQIISKTSAKVYNKRLINQLEIFNEKLTFNTTKFLKQYDHIDDIYIDNNHNIIIQDNKEKKLNTELLSAGQKQVLNFLIVKTILDFKNFASFVMVDTPFGRLSNKNKELLLNSCYLSFDSLILLLTDSEYDFVKTQGHLKYNTYQIQRNDLGSEIGEIA, via the coding sequence GTGAAACTAACTAGTATTTCAATAAATAATATGTTTTCATATAATGGCGTAAATAGTATGCTGTTTGATAGTATCTCTTGTGTTATAGGAACAAATGGATTTGGAAAAACATCAATATTAAATTCTATTAAATTATGTCTTGGACAGTCAAATATAAATGTGGATTCAATTTTAAACAATAATGCTCAAGATAAAAAATGTTGGGTTAATTTAGATTTTGATGAATTTAATATTAAAAGAACTTGGGATTTTACAAATGATGTAGAAGAATCTATAAGTGTAGTACTTAAAGATGGTGATAAATACGACGATGATGAAGCAGAACATTTTATTCAAAATAAAATACCTGATTTCTTAGTAGATTTTCTTTTTTATGATGGTGAAGTAGGAAATAACCTATTATTATTATCAAATGCAAAATTAAAATCTATTTTTGATTATATCTTTGATTTAGATCTTTTGGTAAATACTCAAAAAGATGCTCAATCTGTTGCAAAAAGATTACTTGAAAAAAATAGTGATGATTCTACAAAAGAACTTCTAGCTCTTGAAAATCAAAGGTTAGAAATATTAGATTTAATCTCTAATCAAAAAGAACAAGTAATTGAAGACGAAAAGAAATTAAAAGTTTTAAAAATGGATTTACAAAAATCTAATACACAAATTAGAAATAAAAGTAAAAAAATAAATAAACTTCATGAAGAACTAGATGCAGCAAAAGAAGAACTAGATAAAAAAACTGTAAAGTTTAAAGAGCTAATACTTTGGCAAATGCCACTTCTTTTAAATACTAATTTATTAAAAGGTATGCAAAAAAGATCTTCAAGTGCATTGAAAATCGAAGATGAAACACTATTTACTAATAAGTTTAGTAAGTTTGTACAAGAGATTAGCTCTCCACTTGATGAAAAAGCTATTTTAGAACTGTTTAAATCTATTATGGTTAAAGGTTCAGATAAAATAAACCTATCACTATCTAGAAGTGAGTTTATGACTCTTATCGAAGAAATGAAAGATTTAAAACTTGAAATTCACCAAATAGAAGTAAAAATAAAAGAAGTTCATGATTCTGTAATGGAACAAGAAATGATGAGATCATTAATTGAATCAAGAGATGAACAAGAAGATACTCTAAATAAAGCGGATATAGCTTTTCAAGAATTAGAAGAAAGTATTATTACAAATACTATAAAATCTAAAGAAATAAATAAAACATTAACTCAAGCTTTTAAAGCTAATCAATCTAAATATGCATTCTTAAAAGGATATGAAGAGTTACAAATCATATCAAAAACAAGTGCAAAAGTTTATAATAAGAGATTAATAAATCAACTTGAGATATTTAATGAGAAACTTACATTTAATACAACTAAATTTTTAAAACAATATGATCATATAGATGATATCTATATTGATAATAATCATAATATTATAATCCAAGATAATAAAGAAAAGAAACTAAATACAGAGCTATTATCAGCAGGTCAAAAACAAGTATTAAACTTCTTAATAGTTAAAACTATTTTAGACTTTAAAAACTTTGCTTCTTTTGTGATGGTAGATACACCATTTGGTAGACTGTCAAATAAAAATAAAGAGCTGTTACTTAATTCTTGTTATTTATCATTTGATAGTTTGATTTTACTTTTAACAGATAGTGAATATGACTTTGTAAAAACACAAGGTCATCTAAAATACAACACATACCAAATACAAAGAAATGATCTAGGTTCAGAAATAGGAGAAATAGCATGA